In Streptomyces hawaiiensis, one genomic interval encodes:
- a CDS encoding FAD-dependent oxidoreductase: MNAPAITELPVVVIGAGPVGLAAAAHLTERGIEPLVLEAGEAAGAAVRDWSHVRLFSTWGELTDPVAEKLLAPTGWTKPDQATYPSGGDWAEQYLQPLADVLGARVRFGATVTGVSRAGRDRIVDADRATQPFVVHVTYTDGLEERLFARAVIDASGTWTTPSPAGASGLPALGERAAADRIAYRVPDLKDPKARARYAGKRVAVIGSGASAFTALAYLADLAQADDGKGTHGVWILRRGISGSTFGGGEADQLPARGALGLAAKAAVDDGYADAVTGFRTDAIERDGDGRLVLMGEDGRRSDPVDEVIVLTGFRPDLSFLSEIRLGLDERLQAPVELAPLIDPNQHSCGTVYPHGHRELSHPEQGAYLVGMKSYGRAPTFLAMTGYEQVRSVAAAIAEDLASADRVELTLPETGVCGGAGLFDAHAPETNQTGGCCAPAPQSVQLGASAAAHQAGAEEVPAGGCCGS, translated from the coding sequence GTGAACGCGCCCGCCATCACCGAGCTGCCCGTCGTCGTGATCGGAGCCGGGCCGGTCGGTCTGGCCGCCGCCGCCCACCTGACCGAACGCGGCATCGAGCCCTTGGTCCTGGAGGCCGGAGAGGCTGCCGGAGCCGCGGTGCGCGACTGGTCGCATGTCAGGTTGTTTTCCACCTGGGGGGAGCTGACCGACCCGGTGGCCGAGAAGCTGCTGGCCCCGACCGGCTGGACCAAGCCGGACCAGGCCACCTACCCCTCCGGCGGGGACTGGGCCGAGCAGTACCTCCAGCCGCTGGCCGACGTCCTCGGCGCGCGGGTGCGCTTCGGCGCCACCGTCACCGGCGTCTCCCGGGCCGGCCGCGACCGGATCGTCGACGCCGACCGCGCCACCCAGCCCTTCGTCGTCCACGTCACCTACACCGACGGCCTGGAGGAGCGCCTGTTCGCCCGCGCCGTGATCGACGCCTCCGGCACCTGGACCACCCCGAGCCCCGCCGGCGCCAGCGGCCTGCCCGCCCTCGGTGAGCGCGCGGCGGCCGACCGCATCGCCTACCGCGTCCCCGACCTCAAGGACCCGAAGGCCCGGGCGCGGTATGCGGGCAAGCGCGTCGCGGTCATCGGCTCCGGAGCCTCCGCCTTCACCGCGCTCGCCTACCTGGCCGACCTGGCCCAGGCCGACGACGGGAAGGGCACGCACGGGGTGTGGATCCTGCGCCGGGGCATCTCCGGCTCCACCTTCGGCGGCGGCGAAGCCGACCAGCTGCCCGCCCGCGGCGCGCTCGGCCTGGCGGCGAAGGCCGCCGTCGACGACGGGTACGCCGACGCAGTGACCGGCTTCCGCACCGACGCGATCGAGCGCGACGGCGACGGCCGCCTCGTGCTCATGGGTGAGGACGGCCGCCGCTCGGACCCGGTCGACGAGGTCATCGTGCTGACCGGCTTCCGCCCCGACCTGTCGTTCCTCTCCGAGATCCGCCTCGGCCTGGACGAGCGTCTGCAAGCACCGGTGGAGCTGGCACCGCTGATCGACCCGAACCAGCACTCCTGCGGCACCGTCTACCCCCACGGCCACCGCGAACTGTCCCACCCCGAACAGGGCGCGTACCTGGTCGGGATGAAGTCATACGGCCGCGCCCCGACCTTCCTGGCCATGACCGGCTACGAGCAGGTCCGCTCCGTCGCCGCCGCCATCGCCGAGGACCTCGCGTCCGCCGATCGCGTCGAACTCACCCTCCCGGAGACAGGGGTGTGCGGAGGGGCCGGGCTGTTCGACGCCCACGCCCCCGAGACCAACCAGACCGGCGGCTGCTGCGCCCCGGCGCCCCAGTCGGTCCAGCTCGGTGCATCGGCGGCCGCGCATCAGGCGGGGGCCGAAGAAGTTCCGGCGGGCGGTTGCTGCGGCTCGTGA
- a CDS encoding NAD(P)-binding domain-containing protein, producing the protein MTVEASDRADGSWPRCYDSLTLFSPARYSPLARMTFPGGNPDRHPHRDEVVAYLTTYAARLDAHIRTDRRVTAVGRDDGAFEVGLKGGGRLAARAMVAAPDTFGRPHRPHRPDLPGLKKFTGRVPHAADYRSPEPFAGQRVIVAGGCPGPAGAEQHH; encoded by the coding sequence GTGACAGTGGAGGCGTCGGACCGTGCGGACGGATCGTGGCCGCGCTGCTACGACAGCCTCACCCTGTTCTCGCCCGCCCGGTACAGCCCCCTGGCCCGCATGACGTTTCCCGGCGGTAATCCGGACCGCCACCCGCACCGGGACGAGGTCGTCGCCTACCTGACTACCTACGCGGCCCGCCTGGATGCCCACATCCGTACCGACCGCCGGGTCACCGCCGTGGGGCGCGACGACGGCGCGTTCGAAGTGGGCTTGAAAGGCGGCGGTCGGCTCGCGGCGCGGGCCATGGTCGCGGCACCGGACACCTTCGGCCGACCGCACAGGCCGCACAGGCCGGATCTGCCGGGCCTGAAGAAGTTCACCGGCCGGGTGCCGCACGCCGCCGACTACCGGAGCCCGGAGCCGTTCGCCGGGCAGCGGGTGATCGTGGCGGGAGGATGCCCCGGACCTGCGGGAGCTGAGCAGCACCATTGA
- a CDS encoding ArsR/SmtB family transcription factor, with product MSNAKVLPLLEPAGQAVVPCCPPLTERPMTADEAETAARMFKALGDPVRLRLFSAVASHEGGEACVCDISDVGVSQPTVSHHLKKLREAGLLTSERRGTWVYYRVEPSVLAAMGKLLTTATS from the coding sequence ATGTCGAATGCGAAGGTGCTGCCGCTGCTCGAACCCGCCGGCCAGGCGGTGGTGCCGTGCTGCCCGCCACTGACCGAACGGCCCATGACAGCCGACGAGGCCGAGACGGCCGCGCGGATGTTCAAGGCACTCGGTGACCCGGTACGGCTGCGCCTGTTCTCTGCGGTCGCCTCGCACGAGGGCGGCGAGGCGTGCGTCTGCGACATCTCCGACGTCGGCGTCTCCCAGCCGACCGTCTCCCACCACCTGAAGAAGCTCAGGGAGGCCGGCCTGCTCACGTCCGAGCGGCGCGGCACCTGGGTCTACTACCGCGTCGAGCCGTCCGTGCTCGCCGCCATGGGCAAGCTGCTGACGACTGCCACTTCCTGA
- a CDS encoding cation transporter, protein MSAETSISLGSAPARREALARRIRLLVAATITYNVIEAIVAITAGTLASSTALIGFGLDSVIEVSSAAAVAWQFSAREHAVREAREKTTLRIIAVSFFALAAYVTVDAVRALAGTGEAERSLPGIVLAALSLAVMPFLSAAQRQAGRELGSASAVADSKQTLLCTYLSAVVLLGLVLNATLGWAWADPTAALAIAAIAVKEGREAWQGKGCCAAPAAVAPPAGAEAVACGCRLGCDCRS, encoded by the coding sequence ATGAGCGCGGAGACATCGATATCGCTCGGCTCTGCCCCGGCCCGTCGGGAGGCGCTTGCCAGGCGGATACGGCTGCTGGTTGCGGCGACGATCACCTACAACGTCATCGAGGCGATCGTAGCCATCACCGCGGGCACGCTCGCCTCATCCACGGCGTTGATCGGCTTCGGCCTGGACTCCGTCATCGAGGTCTCTTCCGCCGCCGCGGTGGCCTGGCAGTTCTCCGCCCGCGAGCACGCCGTTCGTGAGGCCAGGGAGAAGACGACGCTGCGGATCATCGCGGTGTCGTTCTTCGCGCTCGCCGCGTACGTCACCGTCGATGCCGTGCGCGCCCTGGCCGGCACCGGCGAGGCCGAACGCTCCCTCCCTGGCATCGTGCTCGCCGCCCTCTCCCTGGCCGTGATGCCGTTCCTGTCCGCCGCGCAGCGCCAGGCCGGACGCGAACTCGGCTCCGCCAGTGCGGTGGCGGACTCCAAGCAGACCTTGCTCTGCACGTACCTGTCCGCCGTGGTCCTTCTCGGTCTGGTCCTCAACGCCACCCTCGGCTGGGCCTGGGCCGACCCGACCGCCGCCCTGGCCATCGCCGCCATCGCGGTGAAGGAAGGCCGCGAGGCCTGGCAGGGCAAGGGCTGCTGCGCAGCCCCCGCCGCGGTGGCGCCGCCCGCCGGCGCCGAGGCCGTCGCGTGTGGCTGCCGCCTCGGATGCGACTGCCGCTCGTGA
- a CDS encoding ArsR/SmtB family transcription factor, which translates to MLTVASDIEVLARFGRALADPIRCRILLALREAPAYPADLADALGISRTRLSNHLACLRDCGLVVTVPDGRRTRYELADERLGHALDDLRTAVVAVEAERTCPDAETKGCC; encoded by the coding sequence GTGCTGACTGTTGCCTCCGATATCGAGGTGCTGGCCCGCTTCGGCCGCGCGCTCGCCGACCCGATCCGCTGCCGCATCCTGCTCGCCCTGCGCGAAGCCCCTGCCTATCCCGCCGACCTTGCGGACGCCCTCGGGATCTCCCGCACGAGGCTGTCGAACCATCTGGCGTGCCTGCGGGACTGCGGACTGGTCGTCACCGTGCCGGACGGGCGCCGCACCCGCTACGAACTGGCCGACGAACGTCTCGGCCATGCGCTGGACGACCTTCGCACCGCCGTGGTCGCCGTCGAGGCCGAGCGCACCTGCCCCGACGCCGAGACGAAGGGCTGCTGCTGA
- the arsB gene encoding ACR3 family arsenite efflux transporter, giving the protein MTRTEAPATTEESSVVAKLSALDRFLAVWILLAMALGLGLGRLIPGLNDALAKVEIGGISLPIAVGLLIMMYPVLAKVRYDRLDAVTGDKKLMVSSLVINWILGPAVMFALAWIFLPDLPEYRTGLIIVGLARCIAMVIVWNDLACGDREAAAVLVALNSVFQVVAFGLLGWFYLGLLPGWLGLGDGEHLDISMWKIALNVVIFLGLPLLAGFLTRRIGEKKLGRDRYESSFLPKIGPWALYGLLFTIVILFALQGKTITSQPLDVVRIALPLLVYFAVMWFGTFALGKAIGLAYDRTATLAFTAAGNNFELAIAVAIATFGVTSGQALSGVVGPLIEVPVLVALVYVSLAWRKKFAAATGEALEATR; this is encoded by the coding sequence GTGACCCGCACCGAAGCACCCGCGACCACCGAGGAATCGTCCGTCGTCGCGAAGCTGTCGGCGCTCGACCGCTTCCTGGCCGTGTGGATCCTTCTTGCCATGGCCCTCGGTCTCGGGCTCGGCCGCCTGATCCCCGGCCTGAACGACGCCCTCGCCAAGGTGGAGATCGGCGGCATCTCACTGCCGATCGCTGTCGGCCTGCTGATCATGATGTACCCGGTCCTGGCGAAGGTCCGTTACGACAGGCTCGACGCCGTCACCGGCGACAAGAAGCTCATGGTCTCGTCGCTGGTCATCAACTGGATCCTCGGCCCCGCCGTCATGTTCGCCCTGGCGTGGATCTTCCTGCCGGACCTGCCCGAGTACCGCACCGGATTGATCATCGTCGGGCTCGCCCGCTGCATCGCCATGGTCATCGTCTGGAACGACCTGGCCTGCGGCGACCGCGAGGCAGCGGCCGTCCTGGTCGCCCTCAACTCGGTCTTCCAGGTCGTCGCCTTCGGACTGCTGGGCTGGTTCTACCTGGGCCTGCTGCCCGGCTGGCTCGGCCTCGGCGACGGCGAGCACCTCGACATCTCCATGTGGAAGATCGCCCTGAATGTCGTCATCTTCCTCGGCCTCCCGCTGCTCGCCGGGTTCCTCACCCGCCGCATCGGCGAGAAGAAGCTGGGCCGCGACCGCTACGAGTCCAGCTTCCTGCCGAAGATCGGCCCCTGGGCACTGTACGGTCTGCTCTTCACGATCGTCATCCTGTTCGCCCTGCAGGGGAAGACAATCACCTCGCAGCCGCTGGACGTGGTCCGGATCGCGCTGCCGCTGCTGGTCTACTTCGCCGTGATGTGGTTCGGCACTTTCGCGCTGGGCAAGGCCATCGGCCTCGCTTACGACCGCACCGCGACCCTCGCCTTCACGGCGGCCGGCAACAACTTCGAGCTCGCCATCGCGGTCGCCATCGCCACCTTCGGCGTCACCTCCGGCCAGGCCTTGTCTGGAGTTGTCGGCCCGCTGATCGAGGTGCCGGTCCTGGTCGCGCTCGTCTACGTGTCGCTGGCCTGGCGCAAGAAGTTCGCCGCCGCTACCGGCGAGGCGCTGGAGGCGACGCGGTGA
- a CDS encoding ArsR/SmtB family transcription factor, whose amino-acid sequence MMTSVDTDLIRVLADPLRLQIVTLLARETLCTTHLVEETGARQTNLSNHLRVLREAGVVETEPCGRYTYYRLKPDVIATLAGQFADLAESARAAAANKRACP is encoded by the coding sequence ATGATGACGTCAGTCGACACTGACCTGATCCGGGTTCTGGCCGACCCGCTCAGGCTCCAGATCGTGACCCTGCTGGCCCGCGAGACGCTGTGCACCACGCACTTGGTGGAGGAGACCGGCGCCCGCCAGACCAACCTCTCCAACCACCTGAGAGTCCTGCGCGAGGCCGGCGTGGTGGAGACGGAGCCGTGCGGCCGGTACACCTACTACCGGCTCAAGCCCGACGTCATCGCCACCCTGGCCGGACAGTTCGCCGACCTGGCCGAGTCCGCCCGCGCCGCCGCCGCCAACAAGAGGGCCTGCCCGTGA
- a CDS encoding arsenate reductase ArsC, producing the protein MPDKPSVLFVCVHNAGRSQMAAAWLTHLAGDRVEVRSAGSNPGTEVNPAAVTAMAEVGIDISAETPKILTVDAVKESDVCITMGCGDTCPVFPGKRYLDWKLEDPAGQGVEAVRPIRDAIKTLVEGLIDEITPGTTASRPTEGRS; encoded by the coding sequence GTGCCCGACAAGCCCTCCGTGCTGTTCGTCTGCGTCCACAACGCCGGCCGCTCCCAGATGGCCGCCGCCTGGCTGACCCACCTGGCCGGGGACCGCGTCGAGGTCCGCTCCGCCGGCTCCAACCCGGGCACCGAGGTCAACCCGGCCGCCGTCACCGCCATGGCCGAGGTCGGCATCGACATCTCCGCCGAGACCCCGAAGATCCTCACCGTCGATGCCGTGAAAGAGTCCGACGTGTGCATCACGATGGGCTGCGGCGACACCTGCCCGGTCTTCCCCGGCAAGCGCTACCTGGACTGGAAGCTGGAGGACCCGGCAGGCCAGGGCGTGGAAGCCGTCCGGCCCATCCGCGACGCGATCAAGACCCTGGTCGAGGGCCTGATCGACGAGATCACCCCGGGGACCACCGCCAGCCGGCCGACCGAGGGCAGGTCGTAA
- a CDS encoding alpha/beta fold hydrolase → MAPHNNQLAHDLDGTGPLLVAVHGITENRSFWNPVHLQQHFRVLSVDLRGHGDSPRTRPYGIDESVEDIHQLIESLGKDLAGDQCPFIVGHSLGGVIATAYAARYPTRGVVNVDQSLRVGPLPAEIAAAVRGEGFADFVRTVFAPLYGELDPALVADIERRRTLDQEVFNGFWAPLLDWDADTLAAWSRRTTSLPPDVPYLSLHGTDPGGDYADWLTDRIPGAVAEQTPTRTHYPHLAQPEWFTSRVHQFFS, encoded by the coding sequence ATGGCACCCCACAATAATCAGCTGGCCCACGACCTCGACGGCACGGGACCGCTGCTCGTGGCCGTTCACGGCATCACCGAAAACCGGAGCTTCTGGAACCCCGTTCACCTGCAGCAGCACTTCCGCGTGCTGAGCGTCGACCTGCGTGGCCACGGCGACTCGCCTCGGACCCGGCCGTACGGGATCGACGAGTCGGTGGAGGACATCCACCAGCTGATCGAGTCGCTGGGCAAGGACCTGGCCGGGGACCAATGCCCGTTCATCGTCGGTCACTCCCTCGGCGGGGTGATCGCGACTGCCTACGCAGCCCGTTACCCGACCCGCGGCGTGGTCAATGTCGACCAGTCGCTGCGGGTCGGTCCACTGCCTGCGGAGATAGCCGCCGCCGTGCGGGGAGAGGGCTTCGCGGACTTCGTCCGTACGGTGTTCGCCCCACTGTACGGCGAACTGGACCCTGCGCTGGTGGCCGACATCGAGCGCCGCCGCACCCTCGACCAGGAGGTGTTCAACGGGTTTTGGGCCCCGTTGCTTGATTGGGACGCCGACACGCTGGCAGCGTGGTCTCGACGCACCACGAGCCTCCCGCCCGATGTGCCGTACCTGTCCTTGCACGGAACCGATCCCGGTGGTGACTACGCCGACTGGCTCACCGACCGCATCCCCGGTGCCGTGGCCGAGCAGACACCGACCCGCACGCACTATCCGCACCTGGCACAACCCGAATGGTTCACCTCCCGCGTCCATCAGTTCTTCAGCTAG
- a CDS encoding vWA domain-containing protein, with the protein MATVLTACSGDDGDDTVRLRVIAGPDLAVLAPLLGELKDETGVDLRLDHRPDAETKTPDRDRYDLAWLSSDSYLRLTHKNAIRGLQRTSTMTSPVVIGLKPDVARKLRAQVPGSRLTWADIADAAAAGTVRFGMADPRHAGSGLAALVGVATAAAGTGAALRPEDVSCDRLRGFRSGQTLTADTGPALVDSYVDHQDEANALITYESDLLALNATDRLDDRLDVVRPEDGMVLADFPLLLLNPAHRTAFDKVTRWLRRDSVQQKIMQHTLRRPVNTTVTRDARLREPVGNALFYPDQPAVTETLLADYGDPDRRTTSQVVFLLDFSGSMRGARMAALREAFAGLSGADPSASGKFTRFYRGERLTVVRFGGRVLEEKTVTVTGPKDLTALAGTVARGGYGDATAVWSALDHGYRTAARELVADPDRSVSLVLMTDGENNTGLSHTEFVRRHKALPAAVRAAVHTYPVHFGEADAGELRRAAARTGGRMVDAVGSSLSEAFKEIRGCH; encoded by the coding sequence GTGGCCACCGTTCTCACCGCCTGCTCGGGCGACGACGGCGACGACACGGTCCGGCTGCGCGTGATCGCCGGTCCGGACCTCGCCGTACTGGCCCCGCTGCTGGGAGAGCTGAAGGACGAGACCGGCGTCGACCTGCGCCTGGACCACCGGCCCGACGCAGAGACGAAGACCCCGGACCGCGACAGGTACGACCTCGCGTGGCTGTCCTCCGACAGCTATCTGCGCCTCACCCACAAGAACGCGATTCGAGGGCTCCAGCGAACGTCCACCATGACCTCCCCCGTCGTCATCGGCCTGAAACCGGACGTGGCGCGCAAGCTGCGCGCACAAGTGCCAGGCTCCCGGCTCACCTGGGCGGACATCGCGGACGCCGCCGCCGCGGGCACCGTCCGCTTCGGCATGGCCGACCCACGGCACGCCGGCAGCGGGCTCGCCGCCCTCGTCGGCGTCGCCACCGCCGCGGCCGGCACCGGAGCCGCGCTGCGCCCCGAGGACGTCTCCTGCGACCGGCTCCGCGGCTTCCGCTCCGGCCAGACCCTCACTGCCGACACCGGCCCCGCCCTCGTCGACTCCTACGTCGACCACCAGGACGAGGCCAACGCCCTCATCACGTACGAGTCCGATCTGCTCGCCCTCAACGCCACCGACCGCCTCGACGACCGCCTGGACGTCGTCCGCCCCGAAGACGGCATGGTCCTGGCGGACTTTCCGCTGCTCCTGCTGAACCCGGCCCACCGCACGGCGTTCGACAAGGTCACGCGATGGCTGCGGCGTGACTCGGTACAGCAGAAGATCATGCAGCACACTCTGCGCCGCCCCGTGAACACGACGGTCACCCGGGACGCGCGGCTGCGCGAACCGGTCGGCAACGCGCTCTTCTACCCCGACCAACCCGCCGTCACGGAAACCCTGCTGGCAGACTACGGTGACCCCGACCGCCGCACCACCAGCCAGGTGGTCTTCCTGCTCGACTTCTCCGGCTCGATGCGCGGCGCCCGGATGGCCGCCCTGCGCGAGGCCTTCGCCGGACTCAGCGGCGCGGACCCCTCCGCCTCCGGCAAGTTCACCCGCTTCTACCGGGGCGAGCGGCTGACCGTCGTCCGGTTCGGCGGCCGGGTGCTGGAGGAGAAGACCGTCACCGTCACGGGCCCGAAGGACCTGACGGCGCTCGCCGGCACCGTCGCCCGGGGCGGCTACGGGGACGCCACCGCCGTATGGTCCGCCCTCGACCACGGCTACCGCACCGCCGCCCGCGAGCTGGTCGCCGACCCCGACCGCTCCGTTTCACTCGTCCTGATGACGGACGGCGAGAACAACACGGGCCTGTCCCACACGGAGTTCGTGCGCCGCCACAAGGCGCTGCCCGCCGCCGTGCGCGCCGCCGTCCACACCTACCCCGTCCACTTCGGCGAGGCCGACGCAGGCGAACTGCGGCGCGCGGCGGCGAGGACGGGCGGGCGGATGGTGGATGCCGTCGGCTCGTCCCTTTCCGAGGCGTTCAAGGAGATCCGTGGCTGTCACTGA
- a CDS encoding VOC family protein produces the protein MAIQRMDNVGIVVEDMDAAIAFFVELGMELEGRAEVAGLVADQCTGLDGVRCDIAMVRTPDGHSRLELAKYRSPGVISAGPSNRPHNVVGTHRVMFAVDDVEDTVARLRPHGGELVGEIARFEDSYLLCYVRGPEGIIVGLAEQLR, from the coding sequence GTGGCGATTCAGCGGATGGACAACGTCGGCATCGTCGTGGAGGACATGGATGCCGCCATCGCGTTCTTCGTGGAACTCGGTATGGAGCTGGAGGGCAGGGCGGAGGTCGCGGGCCTCGTCGCCGACCAGTGCACCGGACTCGACGGCGTCCGCTGTGACATCGCGATGGTCCGGACCCCGGACGGTCACAGCCGGCTCGAGCTGGCGAAGTACCGCAGTCCCGGGGTGATCAGTGCCGGGCCGAGCAACCGGCCGCACAACGTGGTGGGCACGCACCGCGTCATGTTCGCCGTCGACGACGTCGAGGACACCGTTGCCCGCCTGCGCCCTCACGGCGGCGAACTCGTCGGCGAGATCGCCCGGTTCGAGGACAGCTATCTGCTCTGCTACGTCCGCGGCCCGGAGGGCATCATCGTCGGACTGGCCGAGCAACTGCGCTGA
- a CDS encoding oxygenase MpaB family protein, protein MTYTEASMNTLRQAGDELADAVVANLFERGEVGKFNTLMRYVSTAGAPLPDGLPDIARAYLEATSAPPAWVDWAEMEKARLFFIDNNVHISTALSFASMPACYIVPHVAKLLSATHGLNYPSKRMAETGQFTVYLMQPDAFEAGSRFLPAAQKVRLLHASIRHHLKREGHWDTGTLGTPICQEDMIGGQMFFSLLVLDSLHRLGIHMSTEGAEAYFYAWRVVGAMLGVDQEAVPRTLEEARQFLDLYMIRHMGPSDEGAHLTRQLIDLYEEVVPGTFFDPIVSALIRYLIGDTCADWLQVPRTAWDSVVKVVPSLLGVLETIEDRSPVGAWALDRLGHLTTILELSSLTRGRVMHYAIPEQLKKDFGVTGIVPRPHRWTPPAPTVTP, encoded by the coding sequence ATGACCTACACCGAGGCATCCATGAACACGCTGCGCCAGGCTGGTGACGAACTCGCCGACGCCGTCGTGGCCAACCTGTTCGAGCGTGGCGAGGTGGGCAAGTTCAACACGCTGATGCGCTACGTCTCCACCGCCGGCGCCCCCCTCCCCGACGGGCTGCCCGACATCGCCCGCGCCTACCTCGAGGCCACGAGTGCGCCCCCGGCGTGGGTGGACTGGGCGGAGATGGAGAAAGCACGGCTGTTCTTCATCGACAACAACGTCCACATCTCCACCGCCCTGTCGTTCGCCTCCATGCCCGCCTGCTACATCGTCCCGCACGTGGCGAAACTGCTGTCGGCCACACACGGGCTGAACTACCCGTCCAAGCGGATGGCGGAGACCGGCCAGTTCACCGTCTACCTCATGCAGCCCGACGCCTTCGAAGCCGGCAGCCGCTTCCTCCCGGCAGCGCAGAAGGTGCGCTTGCTGCACGCCTCGATCCGCCACCATCTCAAGCGGGAAGGCCACTGGGACACCGGGACACTGGGGACGCCGATCTGCCAGGAGGACATGATCGGCGGGCAGATGTTCTTCTCCCTGCTCGTCCTGGACAGCCTTCACCGGCTCGGCATCCACATGTCCACCGAGGGCGCCGAGGCCTACTTCTACGCCTGGCGCGTGGTCGGCGCGATGCTCGGCGTCGACCAGGAAGCCGTGCCGAGGACGCTGGAGGAAGCGCGGCAGTTCCTGGACCTGTACATGATCCGGCACATGGGCCCTTCGGACGAGGGAGCCCACCTGACCCGGCAACTCATCGACCTCTACGAGGAGGTCGTGCCCGGCACGTTCTTCGATCCCATCGTCTCCGCCCTGATCCGCTACCTGATCGGCGACACGTGTGCCGACTGGCTGCAGGTGCCCCGCACGGCCTGGGACAGCGTGGTCAAGGTCGTGCCGAGCCTGCTGGGCGTGCTGGAGACGATCGAGGACCGTTCACCGGTGGGCGCGTGGGCCCTGGACCGCCTCGGCCACCTCACCACCATCCTCGAGCTGTCCTCCCTGACCCGCGGCCGTGTCATGCACTACGCCATCCCCGAGCAACTGAAGAAGGACTTCGGCGTCACGGGCATTGTGCCCCGCCCCCACCGATGGACCCCGCCCGCCCCCACCGTCACCCCTTGA
- a CDS encoding polyprenyl synthetase family protein, whose amino-acid sequence MSERWARSAFKERIDTLLADFLAEEAEHLLAIDDALRPVAEQLQAAAGHGKRLRAAFCYWGWRAAGQPDSDPLMRAAASMELVHAAAIVHDDLIDDSPLRHSLPTVHVALQTSLAARPRKRAAARSLAMLVGDHLMALAGQLFATSGLPAAYLARARPMWAQLARELIAGECLEILSTGSNPDTDVALKVVRYKTAKYTVEHPLLIGGLLAGAAPGLRDGLSSYGLPLGEAFQLRDDLLGLFGEPDRTGKAGLDDIRGQRPTVLLANTWQAALPAQRERLAGVLGRRDLTTQHLQDVRELMIELKAPQEVENMITTRVQEAVSHLDGLDLPLHARRALTDLARSATDRRH is encoded by the coding sequence ATGTCTGAGCGCTGGGCACGGTCTGCGTTCAAGGAACGCATCGACACCCTCCTTGCCGACTTCCTGGCGGAGGAAGCCGAGCACCTGCTCGCGATCGACGACGCGCTGCGGCCGGTTGCCGAGCAGCTGCAGGCGGCGGCGGGGCACGGCAAGCGACTGCGGGCGGCCTTCTGCTACTGGGGGTGGCGCGCGGCCGGCCAGCCAGACAGCGACCCACTGATGCGAGCGGCCGCCTCCATGGAACTGGTTCATGCCGCGGCGATCGTCCACGACGACCTCATCGACGACAGCCCCCTGCGGCACAGCCTGCCCACCGTTCACGTCGCCCTGCAAACCTCGCTCGCAGCCCGCCCGCGGAAGCGCGCCGCCGCCCGTTCCCTCGCCATGCTGGTCGGTGACCATCTGATGGCGCTGGCGGGGCAGCTGTTCGCCACCAGCGGTCTGCCCGCCGCCTACCTCGCCCGGGCTCGGCCGATGTGGGCGCAGCTCGCCCGCGAGCTGATCGCGGGCGAATGCCTGGAGATCCTGAGCACCGGCAGCAACCCGGACACGGACGTGGCGCTGAAAGTGGTGCGCTACAAGACCGCCAAATACACCGTCGAACACCCCCTGCTCATCGGCGGCCTGCTCGCCGGCGCCGCCCCCGGGCTGCGTGACGGGTTGTCCTCCTACGGACTGCCGCTGGGGGAGGCGTTCCAGCTGCGCGATGACCTGCTCGGCCTGTTCGGCGAACCGGACCGCACCGGCAAGGCCGGACTGGACGACATTCGCGGACAGCGGCCCACCGTCCTGCTGGCCAATACTTGGCAGGCCGCCCTGCCCGCACAGCGTGAACGCCTCGCCGGCGTACTGGGACGCAGGGACCTCACCACCCAGCACCTCCAGGACGTGCGCGAGCTGATGATCGAGCTCAAGGCACCGCAAGAGGTGGAAAACATGATCACCACCCGGGTGCAGGAAGCCGTCAGCCACCTGGACGGGCTCGATCTGCCCCTCCACGCACGGCGGGCGTTGACCGATCTCGCCCGCTCGGCCACCGACCGCCGCCACTGA
- a CDS encoding polyprenyl synthetase, with translation MSTISSAAGTLQQLLRRSDGPEIARDAQQDLVARGRIVLDRAAASPAPLEALAQQALARQAASVGDV, from the coding sequence GTGAGCACGATCAGTTCGGCTGCCGGAACGCTGCAGCAGCTCCTGCGCCGCTCCGACGGGCCGGAGATCGCGCGGGATGCGCAGCAGGACCTGGTCGCCCGCGGCCGTATCGTCCTCGATCGCGCTGCCGCCTCGCCGGCACCTCTGGAAGCGCTGGCCCAGCAAGCCCTCGCCCGTCAGGCAGCCTCCGTCGGCGATGTCTGA